Genomic segment of Verrucomicrobium sp.:
CGATGGGGCGCGCCGAGCGCCGCACGGGCAATTTCCTCCGAATACAGATTCGTCGACCAGGCCGACCAAGGCGCCCACGCAACTGAAATAGCTCAACCCGTCACCGCACCGCCAGTGAGCTGGCTACATCTTGTGACACGGAAGCACCGGTAGCATCTCCGGCCGCACCCATTGATGTCGGCCTGGTCGCCTGCGGGTGCACGCCTAAGCGTGGGCTTCCCGCCGCTTTGCCAGCATAGCCATCGCCGTCCGGGCCGTACCTAGGATGAGGATGACGTAGAGGCAGCTGCCACCAATTGATTTCGCATGAATCGAATACAGCAGCCAGAACACCTGAGCGAACGCAAAGAGTACGCGTAGGTGAATCCCTCTGCACCAGTACATCGCGACGGTGCCAAGAATACACGCCAACGAAGGCAGTGCGTCCACGACCGAGTGGATTGTCTCAAAGCCAAGGATGACGTACAGACACACGAACACCGCGCCTACCCAGGCCTTTCGATAATACGTCGCGCCGGCGGACCGCACGGTCGTCACTCAATTCGTTGGCGGTGCTTCCGCTGTCGCCGATAACAGCATGAAATGGATGGCGAAGACCAGACTGCTGCACGCGACTGTCAGCGTCAACTTTCTGTCGTCCTTAACCGTGGTTCCCCAGACATCGATAGCCATCGCAGCAAGTCCAAGGGCTTGAGCGGCGATAAGGGTTAGCGCAGGTGAATGCATTCCGAGCATGTGTGTTCCCGTGGAAGCGATAGCGAAAGCTCTACCGCAATGTTGGTTGCGAAAGGGAGAGTGGCGGTACAACCGAGCTAAGCGCCCGGCTGCCTGTCGGCGCAGTCACTTCGCGCCGCGCGCTTCAGGCCATACCGTTGACCACCGCGCGCTGCACACCGTCCGGCAACTCCCCCTCGCGTCCCGCCAGGGAGTGAGCCAGAATCTGAGCGCTACCGGCGGCCATCGTCCAACCCAGTGTCCCGTGGCCGAAATTGACCCATCTGCTCACCCGGCAGCCGGCCAATCACCGGCACACCCGTCGGTGTACTGGGTCGAAGCCCAGTCCAGAATCTGGCCGCCTCGAGATTGCCTGCTCCCGGATAGAGTTCGGCTACCGCTGTCGCCAGAGTCTCCCGACGCCCATCCCTCAGGATTCTGTTGAATCCCGAAAGCTCCGCGGTGCCTCCAATGCGAATGCGGTTGCCCAGCCGGGTAATCGCCACCTTGTATTTCTCGTCCATGACGGTTGACACAGGCGCACGCTCTGCAGCATCAATGTCGACGGTGAGCGAATATCCTTTAACCGGATACAGCTTCGACCTGATGTCAATGCCGAGTGGAAGAAGCATGTCGGCCGTGTAAGAGCCGGCGCACACAACGAGGGCGTCATAGCTGTAGACATTCCGGCTGGTTTCGAGGAGCCGGTAGGCGCCGCC
This window contains:
- a CDS encoding FAD-dependent oxidoreductase; the encoded protein is MPVITDLDVLYSLEPALINTAVPLFGGLHLQDDETGDCSAFTCQLADRASRAGVQFHFDEEVTGWRQGGGAYRLLETSRNVYSYDALVVCAGSYTADMLLPLGIDIRSKLYPVKGYSLTVDIDAAERAPVSTVMDEKYKVAITRLGNRIRIGGTAELSGFNRILRDGRRETLATAVAELYPGAGNLEAARFWTGLRPSTPTGVPVIGRLPGEQMGQFRPRDTGLDDGRR